A section of the Lynx canadensis isolate LIC74 chromosome A1, mLynCan4.pri.v2, whole genome shotgun sequence genome encodes:
- the SPINK1 gene encoding serine protease inhibitor Kazal-type 1: protein MKVTSILLLCALALLGLSGNTRADLLERQAKCDSEIPGCTKIYAPVCGTDGKTYSNECLLCVENKKHQNPVLIKKSGPC, encoded by the exons ATGAAGGTAACAAGCAtcctcctcctctgtgccttGGCCCTGTTGGGGCTATCTG GCAACACTAGAGCTGACTTGCTGGAAAGACAG GCTAAATGTGACAGTGAAATACCTGGATGTACCAAGATCTATGCTCCTGTCTGTGGGACTGATGGAAAAACTTATTCTAATGAATGCTTGTTATGTGTTGAAAATAA GAAGCACCAGAACCCTGTCCTCATTAAAAAATCTGGGCCTTGCTGA